CTGGCAACCGCAATGCACTTGTTTCTCTTGACCCTGCTGGCCGGGGTGGGCACCATGATCCTCTTCACACGGCGGTTTCAGGACGTTCAACATCTGACGGGTCAGCTCCGGCGGGATCGCCAGGAAGCGCGGGAACGCGAGACGCACGATTCCCTCACCGGAGTGTGGAACCGTCCGGGCCTGCAAGCCACCTACGATCTGCACTGGGCTGCAACGGAGTGCATAGTGGTGATGCTCGATCTCAACCGGTTAAAAACGGTCAACGATACCGGCGGCCACGCCGCTGGCGACGTCTACCTGAGAAAGACGGCCCGGGCGTTGACGGCGGCGGCGCCATTTCCGGGCGAGGTGGCCCGCTGGGGCGGAGACGAGTTCGTGGTGCTGTTGCCGGGAAGCAGTGAGGATGATGCCCACCGCCTTGTGCGGCGGGCCATGCACGATATCGGTGACGTCGACGGCCTCCCGCCCTTTGCGTATGGGCTGGCTCTGGCTTCGCCGGCACACCCGCTGCAGCGCGCCCTGGCACTGGCCGACGCGGCAATGTACGAACACAAGGACCGGCAACGGCAGCACCTCAGCCGGACAACCGATGCCCGCAAGGGGATCACGGTCGAGGAATTCTCGGTCCGGCTGGAACAGCTTGAAACGCCCCAGCAGGTGCTTGGTACAGGCCTGCCGCTGGTTCATGACCTGCTGGGCTTCACGGTGGGCCTCTACCTGGAGCGTGCCGACGACGCCTTCACACTGCGCAAACTGCTGTGTCAGGCGCCGGATACTGGCCCTGTGGCCCGGCTGGGGGACCGGTACCGGGGCGACCAGGGCCTGCTGGGCCAGGCCGTCAGCAGCGGTCAGCCGGTGTGGAGCAACGATTATGCCAGCGAGCCCGCAGGGCTGCCGCAGTGGACCCGGTGCGATGTTCGCAGCCTGCTGCTGGTGCCGGTGCGTTGCCGCGGGCAGGTGCAGGGCGTGCTGGGTCTCGCACAGCTCCAGAGCTGGCAGGCCGTCACGCCGCAGGCGCGGCGGCTGCTCGAGGCCGTGGCGGGCCGGCTCGCCCACGCCATGGAGCAGGAACTGGCGGTGGAGGCCGCCCGGCGGAGTTTGTGGGGTGGACTGTTTGCACTGGGTGTGGCGCTCGAGGAGCGCGACCTCGAGACCGCCGGGCACACCGAGCGGGTTCTGGTACGGGCCCAGGCGGTGGGACGCCACCTGGGCCTGACTGGTGAGGCGCTCGACGCCCTGAGTCAGGGAGCTTTTTTGCACGACATCGGCAAGCTCGCCATTCCAGATGCCATCCTGAGGAAACCCGGCCCACTCACCCCGGAGGAATGGTCCATCATGAGAACGCACGCGGAACGCGGACACGACATTGCCCGGCGCCTGCCCGACCTGCCCCCAGTCACCCTGGCGGTGGTACGCAGCCACCATGAGCGCTGGAACGGCCGGGGCTACCCGGATGGCCTGTCCGGCCACGCTATCCCCCTGGAGGCGCGAATCTTCGCGGTGTGCGACGTGTATGACGCCCTGACCCACGCCCGCCCCTACAAGGCCGCGTGGACGCCGGCGGCCGCGCTTGCCGAGATCCAGGCGCAGCGAGGCGAACACTTCGATCCGGCGGTCGTGGACGCCTTTGCTGCGGTGATGGCCTCCGGCAGCGACCCGGCGGAACCCGCAACGCCCCGGGCTCTGCCGCACCGTGAACGGGTCAGTGATTGACGTTCCGCACAAGCAGGTTGTGTCGAGCGTGCCGGGTGCAGCCCGCAGATTACGGTTTGAAAAGCGGGCCTGTTCCTGCGGGGCGTTCGTCCGTTCGTCACCAGCGCCTGCCTGCTGGAGTGGTCCTCAGGGGGTCACAGTCTGGTGCGGCACCTTACTGTGCCGGCGGGCCGGGTACCGCAGCGCCGGGGTGCTGGACTGGCCGCACAGCACCGGGCGGTTGTGTTCCTCGCGTTTGACCGTGTAAAGCGCCTGAGCCGCCCGTCCGGGCGTGTTCTGGATGGCTTCCCCAGGAATGTAACGGCTGCCGCCCAGCGACGTGCTGCACGACGGGCGCAACGCTCAGGGGGC
This DNA window, taken from Deinococcus aerolatus, encodes the following:
- a CDS encoding HD domain-containing phosphohydrolase; this translates as MMSVSGADADGATAPQDALPNLQSRPGATLSAVGRWTLLVGTLLTATLGITAIRLADHDRVTIMLLADAGSAINHHRAVEWQGLVLEARGQDAVLPARDSQLLLQQAWAALDRAHSREQSGVLLALRPLRTPQSHAEETLMRQLFLDLLLVVKQQPTVFGVAAAGTQIRTGERVSHIAERLEALIQRMRVQREFEAERMLATAMHLFLLTLLAGVGTMILFTRRFQDVQHLTGQLRRDRQEARERETHDSLTGVWNRPGLQATYDLHWAATECIVVMLDLNRLKTVNDTGGHAAGDVYLRKTARALTAAAPFPGEVARWGGDEFVVLLPGSSEDDAHRLVRRAMHDIGDVDGLPPFAYGLALASPAHPLQRALALADAAMYEHKDRQRQHLSRTTDARKGITVEEFSVRLEQLETPQQVLGTGLPLVHDLLGFTVGLYLERADDAFTLRKLLCQAPDTGPVARLGDRYRGDQGLLGQAVSSGQPVWSNDYASEPAGLPQWTRCDVRSLLLVPVRCRGQVQGVLGLAQLQSWQAVTPQARRLLEAVAGRLAHAMEQELAVEAARRSLWGGLFALGVALEERDLETAGHTERVLVRAQAVGRHLGLTGEALDALSQGAFLHDIGKLAIPDAILRKPGPLTPEEWSIMRTHAERGHDIARRLPDLPPVTLAVVRSHHERWNGRGYPDGLSGHAIPLEARIFAVCDVYDALTHARPYKAAWTPAAALAEIQAQRGEHFDPAVVDAFAAVMASGSDPAEPATPRALPHRERVSD